A window from Cryobacterium sp. PAMC25264 encodes these proteins:
- a CDS encoding FtsK/SpoIIIE domain-containing protein, translating to MLLISDDVAIDRARLVQLAEIAADAGVYPIWIGPTVAALPAVCRTYLHLADDAGLATVGFVRLGETIDNVVTEQLDSVTALEFAKRMAPVIDAGALVADASDLPRTVSLVTLLGHEMVETSAAVIDRWQQNTSIHDRSGGTPKPRRAGKLRAIIGSAGVDAMHLDLRTQGPHALVGGTTGAGKSEFLQAWVLGMAAEYSPDRVTFLFVDYKGGSAFADCVTLPHCVGLVTDLSPHLVRRALTSLRAELHHREHLLNRKKAKDLLELEKRGDPDSPPALVLVIDEFAALATEVPEFVDGVVDIAQRGRSLGIHLIMATQRPAGVIKDNLRANTPLRIALRMADESDSTDVIGTKDSAHFDPAIPGRGVAKTGPGRLAQFQSAYAGGWTSREPERAGIDVHELRFGAESRWEEPRSTENVDEDRDLGPTDQQRLVTTIVAANAGAGIPAPRRPWLDELAAAYDLSLLRQRTDAELLLGVSDVAEQQQQVSAYFRPDIDGHLSVFGTGGSGKSSVLRTLACAAAITPRGGPVHVYGLDFGAGSLRMLEQLPHVGSIIMGDDTERIVRLFRTLQGELDRRKALYAEANASNISEYRQLAGQPTEPRILLLIDGFPNFRNDFEITAGRAQWFDVFKDILSDGRQLGLHVALTADRAGAVPASISSAIQRKVVLRLADDGYGMLDVPSDILSVKSPAGRAIVDGFETQIAILGGLSAQSAQSDATRRLAEAMRRAGVAEAPIIGSLPKEYPQDQLPARVGERVVLGLGDVDLGPAGFEPSGTLLLAGPPASGRSTAIESIARSFKRFEPDARLYYFGNARSPISRLGLWTEAATTVDAVAALAKDLAAAVADPDTEGRIAVFVESLGDFLQSSADGPILELTRAVKRSDHFLLGEAETSAWSSSWPLFGEIKNSRRGLLLQPESVEGDILLKTALPRLNRSEFPPGRGVLIAKGNFVRVQLPLLQ from the coding sequence GTGCTGCTGATCTCCGATGACGTGGCCATCGATCGGGCCCGCCTCGTGCAACTCGCCGAGATCGCCGCCGACGCCGGCGTCTACCCCATCTGGATCGGCCCGACCGTGGCCGCGCTGCCCGCCGTCTGCCGCACCTACCTGCACCTCGCCGACGACGCCGGACTGGCCACGGTCGGCTTCGTGCGCCTGGGTGAGACCATCGACAACGTCGTCACCGAACAGCTGGACTCGGTCACCGCCCTCGAATTCGCCAAGCGGATGGCCCCGGTCATCGACGCCGGCGCCCTCGTCGCCGACGCCAGCGACCTGCCCCGCACGGTGTCCCTGGTGACCCTGCTCGGCCACGAGATGGTGGAGACCAGCGCCGCGGTCATCGACCGGTGGCAGCAGAACACGTCCATCCACGACCGTTCCGGCGGCACGCCCAAGCCCCGCCGGGCCGGCAAGCTGCGCGCCATCATCGGCTCCGCCGGTGTCGACGCCATGCACCTGGACCTCCGCACCCAGGGCCCGCACGCCCTCGTCGGTGGCACCACCGGTGCCGGCAAGAGCGAGTTCCTGCAAGCCTGGGTGCTCGGCATGGCCGCCGAATACAGCCCCGACCGGGTCACCTTCCTCTTCGTGGACTACAAGGGCGGTTCGGCGTTCGCCGACTGCGTCACCCTGCCGCACTGCGTGGGCCTGGTCACCGACCTCAGCCCGCACCTGGTGCGCCGAGCGCTCACCAGCCTCCGCGCCGAACTGCACCACCGCGAACACCTGCTCAACCGCAAGAAGGCCAAGGACCTGCTCGAGCTGGAGAAGCGCGGCGACCCCGACAGCCCGCCCGCCCTGGTGCTTGTCATCGACGAGTTCGCGGCGCTGGCCACGGAGGTACCCGAGTTCGTCGACGGCGTCGTCGATATCGCGCAGCGCGGCCGGTCGCTGGGCATCCACCTGATCATGGCCACCCAGCGCCCCGCCGGCGTGATCAAGGACAACCTGCGTGCCAACACTCCGCTGCGCATTGCGCTGCGGATGGCCGACGAGTCCGACAGCACCGACGTGATCGGCACCAAGGACTCCGCGCACTTCGACCCGGCCATCCCGGGCCGCGGCGTCGCCAAGACCGGCCCCGGCCGGCTCGCGCAGTTCCAGTCCGCCTATGCCGGCGGGTGGACCAGCCGCGAACCCGAGCGCGCCGGCATCGACGTGCACGAGCTGCGCTTCGGCGCCGAAAGCCGTTGGGAGGAGCCCCGCTCCACCGAGAACGTCGACGAAGACCGCGACCTCGGCCCCACCGACCAGCAGCGTCTGGTCACCACGATCGTCGCCGCCAACGCCGGCGCCGGCATCCCTGCGCCCCGCCGCCCGTGGCTCGACGAGCTCGCCGCCGCCTACGACCTCAGCCTGCTGCGGCAGCGCACGGATGCCGAACTCCTCCTCGGCGTCTCCGACGTCGCCGAGCAGCAGCAGCAGGTTTCCGCGTACTTCCGCCCCGACATCGACGGCCATCTCTCCGTCTTCGGCACCGGTGGCTCGGGCAAGTCGTCGGTGCTGCGCACCCTCGCCTGCGCCGCGGCGATCACCCCGCGCGGCGGACCCGTGCACGTCTACGGGCTCGACTTCGGCGCCGGCAGCCTGCGCATGCTCGAGCAGCTGCCGCACGTGGGCTCGATCATCATGGGCGACGACACCGAACGCATCGTGCGGTTGTTCCGCACCCTGCAAGGAGAACTCGACCGCCGCAAGGCGCTCTACGCCGAGGCGAACGCGTCGAACATCAGCGAGTACCGGCAGCTGGCCGGGCAGCCGACCGAGCCGCGCATCCTGCTGCTCATCGACGGGTTCCCCAACTTCCGCAACGACTTCGAGATCACCGCCGGCCGCGCCCAGTGGTTCGACGTGTTCAAGGACATCCTCTCCGACGGTCGACAGCTGGGCCTGCACGTGGCCCTCACCGCCGACCGTGCCGGCGCCGTGCCCGCGTCGATCTCCTCTGCGATCCAGCGGAAGGTCGTGCTGCGGCTCGCCGACGACGGGTACGGCATGCTCGACGTGCCCAGCGACATCCTCAGCGTCAAGTCGCCGGCCGGCCGCGCCATCGTGGACGGCTTCGAAACCCAGATCGCGATTCTCGGCGGGCTCTCCGCCCAGTCGGCCCAGTCCGACGCCACCCGGCGGCTGGCCGAGGCCATGCGCCGTGCGGGCGTGGCTGAGGCGCCCATCATCGGCTCGCTGCCCAAGGAATACCCGCAGGACCAGCTGCCGGCGCGCGTGGGGGAGCGGGTCGTGCTCGGCCTCGGCGACGTCGACCTCGGCCCGGCCGGTTTCGAACCCAGCGGTACCCTGCTGCTGGCCGGCCCGCCCGCCAGCGGCCGCAGCACCGCCATCGAGTCGATCGCCCGTTCGTTCAAGCGGTTCGAACCGGATGCGCGACTGTATTACTTCGGCAACGCCCGCTCTCCGATCTCCCGGCTGGGTCTGTGGACCGAGGCTGCCACCACCGTCGACGCCGTCGCGGCGCTGGCCAAGGACCTCGCCGCCGCGGTGGCCGACCCCGACACCGAGGGACGCATCGCCGTGTTCGTCGAGAGCCTGGGCGACTTCCTGCAGTCCAGCGCCGACGGCCCGATCCTCGAGCTCACCCGGGCGGTCAAGCGCAGCGACCACTTCCTGCTCGGCGAGGCCGAGACCAGCGCGTGGAGCTCATCCTGGCCGTTGTTCGGCGAGATCAAGAACTCCCGCCGGGGCCTGTTGCTGCAGCCCGAATCGGTGGAGGGCGACATCCTGCTGAAGACCGCGCTGCCCCGCCTCAACCGCTCCGAGTTCCCACCCGGCAGAGGGGTGCTCATCGCCAAGGGCAACTTCGTGCGGGTGCAGCTGCCGCTCCTCCAGTGA
- a CDS encoding FHA domain-containing protein: MRLKLTLVRPNGAASDIIVTADAAATISEIAGTISRVDAQTVHSADRYLTLRATLPGQSAPLTLPPDGPVGEAWIGSGASVSLADAGVLYQAPSTLTQPPVAQLRVLTGPDAGTDFPLAPGSLVLGRDPGCDIVLHDSLVSKKHARLEIGETVEVIDLGSANGVVVDGGIVGRLRIAKTERLLLGDSEVEISLVAGAAPRPHPSPARSSSTARPRWRSATSARNSPRRRCRWRRSRSRSRCWR; the protein is encoded by the coding sequence ATGCGCCTCAAGCTCACCCTGGTTCGCCCCAACGGCGCCGCCAGCGACATCATCGTCACCGCGGATGCCGCCGCCACGATCAGCGAGATCGCCGGCACCATCAGCCGGGTGGATGCGCAGACCGTGCACTCGGCCGACCGGTACCTCACCCTGCGCGCCACGCTGCCCGGGCAGAGCGCACCGCTCACCCTGCCGCCGGACGGCCCGGTGGGGGAGGCGTGGATCGGCTCCGGCGCATCCGTGAGCCTGGCCGACGCCGGTGTGCTCTACCAGGCGCCGTCCACGCTTACCCAGCCGCCGGTCGCGCAACTGCGGGTGCTCACCGGGCCGGATGCCGGCACCGACTTTCCGCTCGCGCCCGGCAGCCTGGTGCTCGGCCGCGACCCCGGCTGCGACATCGTGCTGCACGACAGCCTGGTCTCCAAGAAGCACGCGCGTCTGGAGATCGGCGAGACCGTGGAGGTCATCGACCTCGGCAGCGCCAACGGTGTGGTCGTCGACGGCGGCATCGTGGGCCGGCTGCGCATCGCCAAGACCGAACGGCTGCTGCTCGGCGACTCCGAGGTGGAAATCAGCCTGGTCGCCGGCGCCGCCCCGAGGCCGCACCCAAGCCCGGCCCGATCTTCTTCAACCGCTCGCCCAAGGTGGAGAAGCGCTACATCGGCCAGGAATTCACCGCGCCGGAGGTGCCGGTGGAGAAGGAGCCGCAGCCGTTCCCGCTGCTGGCGATGA
- a CDS encoding DUF6121 family protein produces the protein MRDYQKYATIVAVFATVLYAALLVAAFGMISLATNLDVIADRSAGPLVGPTMAAVAVLLVLLMLILLGVNTPPDKQRVVVGFAVATGIAAYGLFIATGAILVAAGNGDPFAVVLFAGSMLASPFALSVGALAFIVALSYSILLASHYGEHGRPLWPWERRGE, from the coding sequence ATGCGCGATTATCAGAAGTACGCGACCATCGTCGCCGTCTTCGCGACGGTGCTCTACGCCGCGCTGCTCGTGGCCGCCTTCGGCATGATCAGCCTGGCCACCAACCTCGACGTCATCGCCGACCGCTCCGCCGGCCCACTCGTCGGCCCCACCATGGCCGCCGTCGCGGTGCTGCTGGTGCTGCTCATGCTCATCCTCCTCGGCGTCAACACCCCACCCGACAAGCAACGCGTCGTGGTGGGGTTTGCCGTTGCCACGGGCATCGCCGCGTACGGACTGTTCATCGCCACCGGCGCCATCCTCGTGGCCGCCGGCAACGGCGACCCGTTCGCCGTCGTACTCTTTGCCGGGTCGATGCTCGCCAGCCCCTTCGCGCTCAGCGTAGGCGCGCTGGCGTTCATCGTGGCGCTCAGCTATTCGATCCTGCTCGCCTCGCACTACGGCGAACACGGCCGCCCGCTTTGGCCCTGGGAACGCCGCGGCGAGTAA